A part of Gambusia affinis linkage group LG21, SWU_Gaff_1.0, whole genome shotgun sequence genomic DNA contains:
- the xrcc2 gene encoding DNA repair protein XRCC2, which yields MSESGTQLFARLEARRCLKDVEPRLFADDGGPDHGEVVEVYGPEGTGKTELLYHLLCRCVLPEAAGGLEVDVVFVDTDYSLDMFRLASVLDSRLSAGGSAGSDDEVLRSCLSRLLVVRCSSSSQLLLTLHFLETTLSSRSRVALLLIDSISAFYWSDRSEGGASVAKQEEKLSRCSELLDRLLRDYRITIFATCHPIRRSTSGPPFSSEVDRSHLCRAWQRLVTHRLVCSRQEAEHNPATGNEGSGEQRNRQVFTVNCSSWTGTRGSRVSSFRVTDGGVEFIWTHRPPPGLSAVL from the exons ATGAGTGAGAGCGGGACTCAG ctgtttgctCGTCTCGAGGCCCGGCGCTGTCTGAAGGACGTTGAGCCTCGGCTGTTTGCCGATGATGGAGGACCTGACCATG GGGAGGTGGTGGAGGTGTACGGTCCGGAGGGGACAG GAAAGACGGAGCTGCTCTACCACCTGCTGTGTCGCTGCGTCCTGCCGGAGGCGGCCGGCGGTCTGGAGGTGGACGTCGTCTTTGTGGACACAGACTACAGTCTGGACATGTTCCGGCTGGCCAGTGTTCTGGACAGTCGACTGAGCGCAG GTGGTTCTGCCGGATCTGATGATGAGGTTCTGCGCTCGTGTCTGTCTCGCCTCCTGGTGGTccgctgctcctcctcttcccagCTCCTCCTCACCCTCCATTTTCTGGAGACCACCTTGTCTTCTCGTTCCAGAGTAGCGCTCCTTCTCATTGACAGCATCTCGGCGTTCTATTGGTCGGATCGCAGTGAGGGTGGAGCCAGCGTTGCCAAGCAGGAGGAGAAGCTCAGCAGGTGTTCGGAGCTGCTGGATCGACTGCTCAG GGACTACAGAATCACTATCTTTGCAACCTGCCACCCCATCAGGAGGAGTACCAGTGGACCACCCTTCTCCTCAGAGGTGGACCGGTCCCATCTCTGCCGTGCCTGGCAGCGTCTGGTGACCCACCGGCTGGTGTGCTCCAGACAGGAAGCTGAACATAACCCAGCAACTGGAAACGAAGGGAGCGGAGAGCAGAGGAACCGGCAGGTCTTCACCGTCAACTGCTCCTCCTGGACCGGCACCAGGGGTTCCAGGGTCAGCTCCTTTAGAGTGACGGATGGTGGTGTGGAGTTCATCTGGACCCATAGACCTCCTCCTGGTCTTTCTGCTGTACTTTAA
- the actr3b gene encoding actin-related protein 3B isoform X1, whose amino-acid sequence MTLQLPPCVIDCGTGYTKIGYAGNTEPQFIMPSCIAIKESASVGEQAQRRLARGVDDLDFYIGDEAIDKPNYATKWPIRHGMVEDWDLMEKFMEQVIFKYLRAEPEDHSFLMTEPPLNTPENREYLAEIMFETFNVPGLYIAVQAVLALAASWTSRQVGQRTLTGIVIDSGDGVTHAIPVAEGYVIGSCIKHIPVAGRDITFFIQQLLRDREAGIPPEQSLETAKAIKERYCYICPDIVREFAKYDSDPGKWIKQYQGINAVTKTPFHIDVGYERFLGPEIFFHPEFANPDFMQPISDVIDEVIQSCPIDVRRPLYKNIVLSGGSTMFRDFGRRLQRDLKRTTDARLRLSEELSGGRIKPKPMEVQVVTHHMQRYAVWFGGSMLASTPEFFQVCHSKKDYDEIGPSICRHNPVFGIMS is encoded by the exons ATACACTAAGATCGGCTACGCAGGAAACACGGAGCCACAGTTCATCATGCCGTCCT GCATCGCCATCAAGGAGTCAGCCAGCGTTGGCGAGCAGGCCCAGAGGAGGCTGGCCAGAGGAGTGGACGACCTGGACTTCTACATCGGAGACGAAGCCATCGATAAACCCAACTATGCAACCAAG TGGCCCATCCGTCATGGGATGGTGGAGGACTGGGATCTGATGGAGAAGTTCATGGAGCAGGTCATCTTCAAGTACCTGAGGGCCGAGCCAGAGGACCACAGCTTCCTGATG ACAGAGCCTCCTCTCAACACTCCTGAAAACAGAGAGTACCTGGCTGAGATCATGTTTGAAACCTTCAATGTACCTGGGCTCTACATCGCAGTGCAG GCGGTGCTGGCCTTGGCGGCGTCCTGGACATCTCGCCAGGTGGGACAGCGGACCCTTACTGGCATTGTGATCGACAGCGGAGATGGAGTGACGCACGCCATTCCTGTG GCCGAGGGTTACGTGATTGGCAGCTGTATAAAACACATCCCCGTCGCAGGGCGAGACATTACCTTCTTCATCCAGCAGCTGCTCAGGGACAGAGAGGCGGGCATTCCTCCAGAGCAGTCACTGGAAACCGCCAAAGCCATCAAG GAGCGGTACTGCTACATCTGTCCCGACATCGTGAGGGAGTTCGCCAAGTATGACTCCGACCCTGGGAAGTGGATCAAGCAGTACCAAGGAATCAATGCAGTCACCAAGACCCCCTTCCACATTGACGTGGGCTACGAACGCTTCCTTGGACCCGAGATCTTCTTCCATCCTGAG TTTGCCAACCCAGATTTCATGCAGCCCATCTCTGATGTCATTGATGAGGTCATTCAAAGCTGTCCCATCGATGTGAGGCGGCCCCTCTACAAG AACATCGTTCTATCCGGAGGCTCCACCATGTTCAGGGACTTTGGGCGGCGGCTGCAGCGAGACTTGAAGAGGACGACGGACGCCCGGCTGAGGTTGAGTGAGGAGCTGAGCGGAGGACGCATCAAG ccgAAGCCGATGGAGGTCCAGGTGGTGACCCATCACATGCAGCGCTATGCTGTCTGGTTTGGAGGCTCCATGTTGGCGTCCACG CCCGAGTTCTTCCAGGTCTGTCACTCCAAGAAGGACTATGATGAGATCGGCCCCAGCATCTGTCGACACAACCCCGTCTTCGGCATCATGTCCTGA
- the actr3b gene encoding actin-related protein 3B isoform X2, with protein MPSCIAIKESASVGEQAQRRLARGVDDLDFYIGDEAIDKPNYATKWPIRHGMVEDWDLMEKFMEQVIFKYLRAEPEDHSFLMTEPPLNTPENREYLAEIMFETFNVPGLYIAVQAVLALAASWTSRQVGQRTLTGIVIDSGDGVTHAIPVAEGYVIGSCIKHIPVAGRDITFFIQQLLRDREAGIPPEQSLETAKAIKERYCYICPDIVREFAKYDSDPGKWIKQYQGINAVTKTPFHIDVGYERFLGPEIFFHPEFANPDFMQPISDVIDEVIQSCPIDVRRPLYKNIVLSGGSTMFRDFGRRLQRDLKRTTDARLRLSEELSGGRIKPKPMEVQVVTHHMQRYAVWFGGSMLASTPEFFQVCHSKKDYDEIGPSICRHNPVFGIMS; from the exons ATGCCGTCCT GCATCGCCATCAAGGAGTCAGCCAGCGTTGGCGAGCAGGCCCAGAGGAGGCTGGCCAGAGGAGTGGACGACCTGGACTTCTACATCGGAGACGAAGCCATCGATAAACCCAACTATGCAACCAAG TGGCCCATCCGTCATGGGATGGTGGAGGACTGGGATCTGATGGAGAAGTTCATGGAGCAGGTCATCTTCAAGTACCTGAGGGCCGAGCCAGAGGACCACAGCTTCCTGATG ACAGAGCCTCCTCTCAACACTCCTGAAAACAGAGAGTACCTGGCTGAGATCATGTTTGAAACCTTCAATGTACCTGGGCTCTACATCGCAGTGCAG GCGGTGCTGGCCTTGGCGGCGTCCTGGACATCTCGCCAGGTGGGACAGCGGACCCTTACTGGCATTGTGATCGACAGCGGAGATGGAGTGACGCACGCCATTCCTGTG GCCGAGGGTTACGTGATTGGCAGCTGTATAAAACACATCCCCGTCGCAGGGCGAGACATTACCTTCTTCATCCAGCAGCTGCTCAGGGACAGAGAGGCGGGCATTCCTCCAGAGCAGTCACTGGAAACCGCCAAAGCCATCAAG GAGCGGTACTGCTACATCTGTCCCGACATCGTGAGGGAGTTCGCCAAGTATGACTCCGACCCTGGGAAGTGGATCAAGCAGTACCAAGGAATCAATGCAGTCACCAAGACCCCCTTCCACATTGACGTGGGCTACGAACGCTTCCTTGGACCCGAGATCTTCTTCCATCCTGAG TTTGCCAACCCAGATTTCATGCAGCCCATCTCTGATGTCATTGATGAGGTCATTCAAAGCTGTCCCATCGATGTGAGGCGGCCCCTCTACAAG AACATCGTTCTATCCGGAGGCTCCACCATGTTCAGGGACTTTGGGCGGCGGCTGCAGCGAGACTTGAAGAGGACGACGGACGCCCGGCTGAGGTTGAGTGAGGAGCTGAGCGGAGGACGCATCAAG ccgAAGCCGATGGAGGTCCAGGTGGTGACCCATCACATGCAGCGCTATGCTGTCTGGTTTGGAGGCTCCATGTTGGCGTCCACG CCCGAGTTCTTCCAGGTCTGTCACTCCAAGAAGGACTATGATGAGATCGGCCCCAGCATCTGTCGACACAACCCCGTCTTCGGCATCATGTCCTGA